The proteins below come from a single Terriglobales bacterium genomic window:
- a CDS encoding MBL fold metallo-hydrolase: MSNSELIAAKVVRVPTGIANCYILGKRERWVLIDAGTEGNAKNILQAVEDHIGSDMPPAAIFLTHGHFDHAGSARELAEHWDVAIYAHRLETPFLNGTSKYPPPDPTVGGFMSQVIRFLPNKKIDVGPNLREFSAGRVPALPEWEIIETPGHSPGHVSYFRSEDSVLIAGDAFCTVNQNSMVDTLQQRQSVSIPPPYYTCDWQAAERSVRTLAELRPKVLAAGHGIPMRGAAATTQLRALANNFPIPEDGRYVREAARTNESGIVYLPPPAADPVKIGAWIAAGAGVGVAAGVILRKTWPSRSEEHRLEDAA, encoded by the coding sequence ATGAGCAACTCCGAACTAATTGCCGCGAAAGTGGTGCGAGTCCCGACGGGTATTGCCAACTGCTACATCCTCGGCAAGCGTGAGCGATGGGTCTTAATCGACGCCGGAACGGAGGGCAACGCGAAGAACATCCTGCAAGCTGTGGAAGACCACATCGGGAGTGACATGCCTCCCGCGGCGATCTTTCTTACCCACGGACACTTCGATCATGCCGGCTCTGCGCGCGAACTCGCCGAGCACTGGGACGTGGCCATTTACGCTCATCGTCTCGAGACCCCGTTCCTGAATGGAACCAGCAAATATCCGCCGCCGGATCCGACCGTCGGCGGATTCATGTCGCAGGTGATTCGCTTTCTGCCGAATAAGAAGATAGATGTCGGCCCGAATCTGCGCGAGTTCAGCGCCGGACGTGTGCCTGCGTTGCCAGAATGGGAAATCATCGAAACCCCCGGGCACTCGCCTGGACATGTCTCGTACTTCCGTAGCGAGGATTCCGTACTTATCGCCGGCGATGCTTTCTGCACCGTCAATCAGAACTCGATGGTGGATACGCTCCAGCAGCGGCAGAGCGTCTCGATTCCGCCGCCGTATTACACCTGTGATTGGCAGGCTGCGGAGCGCTCCGTGAGAACGCTTGCCGAGTTGCGTCCTAAGGTTCTCGCCGCCGGCCATGGCATTCCAATGCGCGGCGCCGCAGCGACCACGCAATTGCGCGCCCTCGCCAACAACTTCCCAATTCCGGAAGATGGACGCTACGTGCGCGAAGCTGCGCGAACCAACGAAAGCGGAATCGTGTACCTGCCGCCGCCGGCTGCTGATCCAGTCAAAATTGGAGCCTGGATTGCCGCGGGTGCAGGCGTTGGAGTTGCCGCTGGAGTGATTCTGCGCAAGACTTGGCCAAGCCGCTCAGAAGAACACAGACTCGAAGACGCCGCTTAG
- a CDS encoding FtsX-like permease family protein, with product MTFELFIAARYLRAKRRQAVIGVVTVISIIGVAAGVASLIIALAINTGFRQDLQDRLLGSTAHIGLERAQADGIRNWRPLLEKVRHQPHVVAAAPALYEQVLVSRGARASGLLLKGIVPRYEVQVSDLLKAVSVGSADPLKASESFVNGSGSPTEATASTYPPIVLGSDVADNIGATVGSVVLVTSPQNNLTPFGMVPGFRRFRVAGLFKSGFYDYDSSWGLIALEDAQVLFGLGDVISVIEVKVDDIYKAPQIGTEIENVAGPGFMTTNWEEQNRSLFRALKTEGVVTFITISLIVFVAALNILISLTMMVMEKTKDIAVLMSMGTRKSQIRRIFTYQGLLIGIVGTAIGLVVGYVLSYLGGHYHWIHLSAEVYSIDYVPFAPKAVHGVIVAGTAIAVSLLATVYPSWSAARILPAEALRYE from the coding sequence GTGACTTTCGAGCTCTTCATCGCGGCGCGATATCTGCGGGCAAAACGCCGCCAGGCCGTTATTGGCGTCGTCACTGTCATTTCGATCATCGGCGTTGCTGCCGGTGTCGCGTCGTTGATCATTGCTCTCGCCATCAACACCGGCTTCCGCCAGGATCTTCAGGATCGTCTGCTTGGCTCCACTGCGCACATTGGATTGGAACGTGCTCAGGCCGATGGCATCCGCAACTGGCGTCCGCTGCTGGAAAAAGTTCGGCATCAGCCGCATGTTGTTGCCGCCGCGCCTGCGCTCTATGAGCAGGTCTTGGTTTCCCGCGGGGCTCGCGCCAGCGGATTGCTTCTTAAAGGCATTGTCCCTCGTTATGAGGTCCAGGTAAGTGACTTGCTGAAAGCCGTGAGTGTGGGTTCAGCTGACCCATTGAAAGCTAGTGAATCGTTCGTGAACGGATCGGGCTCGCCGACCGAGGCGACAGCATCGACGTATCCACCCATTGTTCTCGGTTCAGATGTCGCCGACAACATTGGAGCTACCGTGGGATCTGTAGTTCTGGTGACGAGCCCACAAAATAATCTGACTCCTTTCGGAATGGTTCCCGGCTTTCGACGCTTCAGAGTGGCAGGACTTTTCAAGTCGGGTTTTTACGACTATGACAGCTCCTGGGGACTTATCGCGCTCGAAGATGCGCAAGTCTTGTTTGGGCTCGGCGATGTAATTTCGGTAATTGAGGTCAAGGTAGACGACATCTACAAAGCTCCCCAGATCGGCACTGAGATCGAGAATGTCGCGGGGCCGGGATTCATGACTACGAACTGGGAAGAGCAGAACCGCTCCCTATTTCGAGCTCTGAAAACGGAAGGTGTCGTGACCTTTATCACTATCAGCCTGATCGTCTTCGTCGCCGCGCTGAACATCCTTATCTCACTAACCATGATGGTCATGGAAAAGACCAAAGACATCGCGGTGTTGATGTCGATGGGAACGCGCAAATCCCAAATCCGGCGAATCTTCACCTATCAAGGTCTGCTGATCGGAATCGTGGGAACAGCTATCGGCTTAGTGGTCGGATACGTGCTCTCGTATTTGGGCGGACACTATCACTGGATTCACCTCTCCGCTGAGGTCTATTCCATTGATTATGTGCCATTCGCTCCTAAGGCCGTGCATGGCGTAATCGTGGCAGGAACCGCCATCGCCGTTTCTTTGCTGGCAACGGTGTATCCGTCCTGGTCAGCAGCTAGGATTCTGCCTGCAGAGGCTTTGAGATATGAGTGA
- a CDS encoding ABC transporter ATP-binding protein: protein MHPIIQAEVVLQVENLKKEYRTGESPLVVFENLSFQVRKGEMLAIVGESGTGKSSLLHVLGTLDRASDGDIYCAQLSLKSLSDEAAADFRNRKIGFVWQFHYLLPEFDALENVAMPLLARGENPKQAQARAANWLREVGLADRMHHRAGELSGGEQQRVALARALVTEPKLLLADEPTGDLDTATAERIFDLIAQLHSQHQLTSIIVTHNLDFARRCGRILRLQRGRLEEVAPGKVM, encoded by the coding sequence GTGCATCCAATAATCCAAGCTGAAGTTGTGCTTCAGGTCGAGAACCTGAAGAAGGAATACCGGACCGGCGAGAGCCCTCTGGTGGTCTTTGAAAATTTGTCCTTCCAGGTGAGGAAGGGAGAGATGTTGGCGATTGTCGGCGAGTCCGGCACTGGGAAGAGTTCGCTGCTGCATGTGCTGGGAACTCTTGATAGGGCTTCCGATGGTGACATATACTGCGCGCAACTCTCGTTGAAATCGTTATCCGACGAAGCGGCGGCGGACTTCCGCAACCGCAAAATCGGATTTGTTTGGCAGTTCCATTATCTTTTGCCGGAGTTCGACGCGCTGGAGAATGTTGCGATGCCGCTGTTAGCGCGCGGGGAAAATCCCAAGCAAGCTCAGGCACGGGCGGCCAACTGGCTGCGGGAAGTGGGACTGGCTGACCGGATGCATCATCGCGCAGGCGAGCTCTCCGGCGGAGAGCAGCAGCGAGTCGCGTTGGCGCGGGCCTTGGTCACAGAACCAAAGCTCCTTCTCGCCGACGAGCCCACAGGCGATCTCGATACCGCCACGGCAGAGCGCATTTTCGATCTCATTGCGCAATTGCATAGTCAACATCAACTCACCTCGATTATTGTTACTCACAACCTGGACTTCGCCCGACGCTGCGGACGAATTTTGCGTCTCCAGCGAGGCAGACTGGAGGAAGTCGCACCGGGCAAGGTGATGTGA